The Inediibacterium massiliense genome includes the window AAGTAGTGAACCATAAAAAGTAGTAATCAGTGCCACTGCCATACTCGGTCCTACTGACGAAGGATCAGATAATGTTTTTAACATATTAATAAGTCCTATCAGTGTTCCTACCATACCAAAGGCAGGCGCTAAACTTCCTAATGTATCAAAAATGCTTCTTCCATCTCCATGTCTTTCTTCCAAAAAAGCTAGTTCTGTTTCTAATATATTTCTTACCAATTCAGGATCTGTTCCATCTACGATAAGCATAACTCCTTTTTTAAGGAAATCATCATCAATTTTATCTGCTGCTTCCTCTAAGGCAAGTAGTCCTTCTCTTCTTGCAATATTGGCAATGTCAATAATCTTTCCAATTACTTCTGAAGCATTCATATTTTTAGTAGCAAATGTCTTTTTAGCTACTACTAAAGCATCTTTTACTTTATTGAGAGGATAGGCTACCAAACAACCTGCAACAGTTCCTCCCATAACAATAACAATAGATGGCATATCCACAAATGATGAAAGCTCTCCACTTAACAAAATTCCCCATACTACTAATCCCATTCCTGCAACAATCCCTAATATCGTAGCTAAATCCAAAGCCTACACCTCGTTTCTTAAGGAATTAAACTTTATGTCTATTTGTGAAAAAATTTTTTGTTTATATTTTATGATTTTATGAATCATTTCATCAGTATTTTCTAATACTACAACTTTTTTACCTGTTGTAAGAGTAATCACCGTATCTGGTGTAGACTCAATAGTTTCTATTAAATCCGAGTTTAATACATATTTTTTTCCACTTAATCTAGTCACTTCTATCATATGCATCTTCCTTTAAATTTCCGGGCTAAAAAGCCCGGAAAAATTATCTTTTTAAGTTTACAAGTTCTTGAAGCATCTCATCTGTGGTGGTAATTACTTTAGAGTTTGCTTGAAATCCTCTTTGAGTCGTAATCATATAAGTAAATTCTCTTCCTAAATCTACATTAGACATTTCCAAAGTTCCAGGACTTATATTTGCAAAACCATTACTTCCTGGAAGTCCTATTGAAGCATTTCCTGAGTTTCTAGTTTCTTGATACATATTAGATTGAGTCTTTTCAAGGCCTGCAGGGTTTCTAAAGTTTGCAATAGCAACTCTTCCTAATACTCTTCTCATACCATTTGAAAAATTCCCTATAATTTCTCCAGTTGGTGCTACAGAATATCCATCTAAAACTCCTTGTTTGTATCCTTTTCTTTGTATAGAAGTTTTAGATGTATCTGAAATTTGAGTCATTTTATTCAGATTAATCGGAAAAGTAAGTGCTCCTGCTCCATGTGTTAATGCTGTTCCTATAGTAATATTCATTTCCTTATTAGCTGGATCTGATATCATATTTCCATCTTTATCAAAAGTTAACTTAAATGACTTAGCTTCAAAACCGCCTGGATCTGTTCCAGGTGTTACAGTGATTGTTCCACTAGTATCATCTATTTTCCAACCTGTAGATTCTCCATCAGCTAACATAGCTCCGCCTGGAACCATATAAAAAGCATCTACTTGCCATTCACTAGTAGGGTCTGTTGGAGGAGTAGTAGTCGAATCACCTGGGTTTACTTGCATTTTAGTAAAAATCAATTTTATATTATGCTGGTTTCCAAAATCATCATAAACTTCTATAGTACTTTCATGACCTAAAGCTTCTGCAAGCTTATCATTTTGTCTATAAACAGGCACTCCTGCTGCTTTTGACGCTGGTCCATCAATTTGATAAAGCCCATTATCCCCAATTACATCAGGAGGATTTGTTGGATCAGGTACTATAGTAGTAAATGTTTCTGTTCCTGAATTTAAATTCCCATTCAAAGTTACGATATCTTCTCCTGGAATAGGTGGAACAGATGGTTTGGTTGCTTGCGGTGGATATACAACAGATCTATCTATTTTAAGTCCTTCTATACTAGTCTTAAGCCTTCCTGTATCATCTGCCATATATCCAAGTACTTTATATCCATCTTGTGTACATAAATTCCCATAATCATCTAATACAAAATTTCCTGCTCTTGTATAGTATCTATTTAAAAAATTTGCATCTCCTGATACCATAAAATATCCATCTCCGTTGATCATCATATCTGTAGGGTTGTCTGTCTTTTCAGGAGCCCCCATTCTTTGGATCACATCTACAGATCCTACATCAACCCCTAGACCCACCTGCATAGGATTTGTTCCTCCACGGCCATCTTGGGCTCCACCTGCACCTTTTATAGTTTGATTATAAGTTTCTTTGAAAGTAACCCTTGACCCTTTAAAGGCTACCGTATTTACATTTGTAATATTGTTTGCCACTACATCCATTTTGAATTGATGAGCACTCAAACCTGATACGGCTGAGAACATAGATCGCATCATTTTGCATAACCTCCCCTTTTATATTTGATCTCCTCTATCATTTAGAGATCTATAGCCTCCTTTATCAGGTCCAGCTATATGATTACAGCCCCGTCTATATTTGTAAAAATATTTTCTTTTAATTGTTCATTTGTTGCAACTGTAATAATAGTTTTATTCTTTACACTAGCAACAAATGCTTTATTGTCCATCAAAATTAGTGCTTCTTTTATCCCCTTTTGATTGGCTTTTGAAACCGCTTCATTAATTTTTGTCATCTCATTTGGATGTATTTTAATATTTCGAGATTCTAGCCTTTCTACTGCATGCTTTGAAAATTTTACCTCTTTATTAATTTCTTGATTCAATACTTGATCAAAGCCTTTTGATATAGGCTTATTTCGTGATACTGTTTGATTGATTTGAGGTCTTATATGATGAATCATCATCTTATTCATCTTTATTTCCCTCCATTATCCTTTGATGGAGTCTCTACTGGTGGCTTGATCCCATATGCTTCTAGTGCTTTATTTAAATTTACGAGCTGATTGAGTATTTCCTTATTATTATTAATAATCGTTTCATTAGATTTAATCATTTCATCCGCTATGATTTGTGTCCCTAATAAATTTTTTGCCGTAACCGTATTTAAATTTTGAAGTTGCTCCAAACTACTAAATTGTGCCATTTGAGCAATAAATTCTTTATCCTCTACTGGATTTAGTGGATCTTGATGACTAAGTTGTGTGACTAGCAATTTTAAGAAATCATCTTTTCCAAGTCTATCTTTAGCAGTGTTCTGCGCTTCTTTATCTGTATTTTTACTTCCCTCTACTTCTTTTTTTTGATTGATAGGTTTAAATACTAATTTATCATCATAAACATTGGTAGAACTTTGAGTAGAACTTATAGTACTCATTTTCTCACCTCCTATCCTAATTGATTGATTTGAGATTTTTCTGTAGAATTTATAGAGCTTAGCATCTCTTGAATCTTTAATTCGTCATTTTCAATAAATGGATCCATTGCTTTTGTATTTTTTCTCTTAAAATTCATATGTCCTTGCTGACTATTTTGTTTGGAATCTTGTCCTACACTTACATTAAATTGCTCAATTCCTAAACCCTTTTGTTGAAGTGCTTCTTTTAATCCATTAAAATTAGATTCTAATACTTCTTTAACTGCTTGATTTTCTGCAACAATATTAGCTACCACTACTCCTCTTTCAACAGATATGCTCATAGATAATTTTCCTAAATGCTCTGGTTTTAGCTGGATATTCATCTCTGATCCTTTTTCATCTACAATCACACTGGCTTTCTCTATAATTTGATTTAAAACAGAATCAAATTGAGGCTTTTGTAAAGAAGCTTGTGTTTTAATTTGTTCTACAATATTTTCTGTATTTGGCATAACAAATTGAGTTGGAATATCTTGAATAACTTTTTCATTTACAACAACTTTTGTCTGGAAATTTGCAAAAAATCCTCCTTTTTGTTTGTCTGGATTTTGGTTTTGCATAGATTCCTTTTGTTCACTATGTATTTCGTTTTTTATTTCTTTTCTTTCTGTAAATATTTCACTTTTTTCTTCTGTTTGAGTAAATGCATTTTTTTGTAGATTTTCTGTTTTCACTACCTCATTGTTTGCTTCAATCATATTCCTCGTGTTTTTAATAGGTTCCGCTTTCTCAGCAGCTTCCATCCATTCTTTCATCTGAGCTAAAATATTTTTAAAATCCTTTACAACATCCATATTTTCATCAGAAGAAATTAAAGTATTTTCCATTTCGCTTAGCAAAGAAAATATTTTTTCTTCCTGAGATTTTATATTCTCTAGATTCAATAAAGGATCTTTTGATAAACTTGTAAGTATTTCTTGTATTTCTCCTTTTAACTCCACAAACATTTCTTGTATTTCTTTATTTAATTCTGTAAAGTTGCTTTGATTCATCATATTTTCTAAATCATTCATTACTTGCATCATATTTTCTATGACTTCTTTTGGTATCTCTTGTTTTTCATTCTTCTTAATATCCTCTTTTATCTCATCTTTAGAAGAAGGCTTTACTTTTTCTTCTTTAATTTCATTCTGAGAAGAAGATTCTACCTTTGTCTCTTCTTTAATTTGAGGATCTTCCTTGATCTTTTGATCATCTTTTGGAACTTGTTTACTTTGTTCTTGACTAACTTTCTTAGTGAGTATGTCATCAAAAGCTTTACTTTTTTTAGGTTTCTCAGATAATTTAGATTTTGGCTCGATATTTCTTTGAATCATATTTGAACGGATCACCACGTTTTCCATCTTTTCACCCCCTTTCTCATAAATATATTATGGTAAACTTAATTTTTTTGATATTTCAGAAGCTATATTTGTATCTATTGTAGTAAGTACCTGAGCAACGGTCTTATCTTTTAGTTTTTTTAATACCTCTATTGCAATTTGTTGGTCAGTAATTACAATATCTTCTTTATTTTCAAAAGTATATCTTTGAGTCGTATTCTTACTTTTAAATAATTTTGTAATCATAGTACCAATCTCTTGTGGTTCCATTTTATTGTATACTTTTACCAAATTATCTATTTTATTATCAAAGTCTGTATAAATTTGAATAGCCTTTATAATATCCCCTGTTAATGTATCTGTTCCATTCTCTAAAATTTCATCTACCTTGATTTGTTCAAAAAGCTCATGTTTAAATTCTTTATCTTCTACTTTACATAACACTTTAGCTACT containing:
- a CDS encoding flagellar hook capping FlgD N-terminal domain-containing protein is translated as MSTISSTQSSTNVYDDKLVFKPINQKKEVEGSKNTDKEAQNTAKDRLGKDDFLKLLVTQLSHQDPLNPVEDKEFIAQMAQFSSLEQLQNLNTVTAKNLLGTQIIADEMIKSNETIINNNKEILNQLVNLNKALEAYGIKPPVETPSKDNGGK
- a CDS encoding flagellar hook-length control protein FliK, whose protein sequence is MENVVIRSNMIQRNIEPKSKLSEKPKKSKAFDDILTKKVSQEQSKQVPKDDQKIKEDPQIKEETKVESSSQNEIKEEKVKPSSKDEIKEDIKKNEKQEIPKEVIENMMQVMNDLENMMNQSNFTELNKEIQEMFVELKGEIQEILTSLSKDPLLNLENIKSQEEKIFSLLSEMENTLISSDENMDVVKDFKNILAQMKEWMEAAEKAEPIKNTRNMIEANNEVVKTENLQKNAFTQTEEKSEIFTERKEIKNEIHSEQKESMQNQNPDKQKGGFFANFQTKVVVNEKVIQDIPTQFVMPNTENIVEQIKTQASLQKPQFDSVLNQIIEKASVIVDEKGSEMNIQLKPEHLGKLSMSISVERGVVVANIVAENQAVKEVLESNFNGLKEALQQKGLGIEQFNVSVGQDSKQNSQQGHMNFKRKNTKAMDPFIENDELKIQEMLSSINSTEKSQINQLG
- a CDS encoding TIGR02530 family flagellar biosynthesis protein produces the protein MNKMMIHHIRPQINQTVSRNKPISKGFDQVLNQEINKEVKFSKHAVERLESRNIKIHPNEMTKINEAVSKANQKGIKEALILMDNKAFVASVKNKTIITVATNEQLKENIFTNIDGAVII
- a CDS encoding flagellar FlbD family protein; the encoded protein is MIEVTRLSGKKYVLNSDLIETIESTPDTVITLTTGKKVVVLENTDEMIHKIIKYKQKIFSQIDIKFNSLRNEV
- a CDS encoding flagellar hook protein FlgE gives rise to the protein MMRSMFSAVSGLSAHQFKMDVVANNITNVNTVAFKGSRVTFKETYNQTIKGAGGAQDGRGGTNPMQVGLGVDVGSVDVIQRMGAPEKTDNPTDMMINGDGYFMVSGDANFLNRYYTRAGNFVLDDYGNLCTQDGYKVLGYMADDTGRLKTSIEGLKIDRSVVYPPQATKPSVPPIPGEDIVTLNGNLNSGTETFTTIVPDPTNPPDVIGDNGLYQIDGPASKAAGVPVYRQNDKLAEALGHESTIEVYDDFGNQHNIKLIFTKMQVNPGDSTTTPPTDPTSEWQVDAFYMVPGGAMLADGESTGWKIDDTSGTITVTPGTDPGGFEAKSFKLTFDKDGNMISDPANKEMNITIGTALTHGAGALTFPINLNKMTQISDTSKTSIQRKGYKQGVLDGYSVAPTGEIIGNFSNGMRRVLGRVAIANFRNPAGLEKTQSNMYQETRNSGNASIGLPGSNGFANISPGTLEMSNVDLGREFTYMITTQRGFQANSKVITTTDEMLQELVNLKR
- a CDS encoding motility protein A, translated to MDLATILGIVAGMGLVVWGILLSGELSSFVDMPSIVIVMGGTVAGCLVAYPLNKVKDALVVAKKTFATKNMNASEVIGKIIDIANIARREGLLALEEAADKIDDDFLKKGVMLIVDGTDPELVRNILETELAFLEERHGDGRSIFDTLGSLAPAFGMVGTLIGLINMLKTLSDPSSVGPSMAVALITTFYGSLLANLFFIPMAAKLKIRSREEIMIKEVMVEGLLSIQAGENPRIIEIKLKSFLPPKERKESVQKEGVEG